Proteins from a genomic interval of Oncorhynchus nerka isolate Pitt River linkage group LG13, Oner_Uvic_2.0, whole genome shotgun sequence:
- the LOC135574786 gene encoding fibroin heavy chain-like, whose translation GLGLGSGSGLGLGSGAGSGLGSGSHSGLGSGSGSGLGLGSGSGLGSCSGLGLGSGSGLGLGSGLGSGSGLGSGSGLGSGSGLGLGLGSGSGLGSGSGSGLGSGSGLDLGLGSGSGSGLGSCSGLDLGLGSGSGLGSGSGSGLGLGSGSGLGSGSGLGLGLGSGSGLGLGSGLGSGSGSGHGSGSGSGLGSGRLGSGSSSGLGSGSGSGLDLGLGSGSGLGSGSGSGLGSGSGSGSGLGSGSSSGLGSGSGLDLGLGSGSGLGSGSGLGLGSGSGLGSGSGLGLGLGSGSGLGSGLGSGSGSGHGSGSGSGLGSGLGSGSGLGLGSGSGLGLGSSSGSGSGLGLGTGSGSGLGLDSGSGSGLGSGSGLGSGSGSGLGLGSGSGSGLGLGSGSGLGLGLILKRLYSCTIESILTGWQLLASDRKGSVYGQYITGAKPCAIQDL comes from the exons ggtcttggtcttggttctggttctggtcttggtcttggttctggtgctggttctggtcttggttctggttctcattctggtcttggttctggttctggttctggtcttggtcttggttctggttctggtcttggttcttgttctggtcttggtcttggttctggttctggtcttggtcttggttctggtcttggttctggttctggtcttggttctggttctggtcttggttctggttctggtcttggtcttggtcttggttctggttctggtcttggttctggttctggttctggtcttggttctggttctggtcttgatcttggtcttggttctggttctggttctggtcttggttcttgttctggtcttgatcttggtcttggttctggttctggtcttggttctggttctggttctggtcttggtcttggttctggttctggtcttggttctggttctggtcttggtcttggtcttggttctggttctggtcttggtcttggttctggtcttggttctggttctggttctggtcatggttctggttctggttctggtcttggttctggtc gtcttggttctggttctagttctggtcttggttctggttctggttctggtcttgatcttggtcttggttctggttctggtcttggttctggttctggttctggtcttggttctggttctgggtctggttctggtcttggttctggttctagttctggtcttggttctggttctggtcttgatcttggtcttggttctggttctggtcttggttctggttctggtcttggtcttggttctggttctggtcttggttctggttctggtcttggtcttggtcttggttctggttctggtcttggttctggtcttggttctggttctggttctggtcatggttctggttctggttctggtcttggttctggtcttggttctggttctggtcttg gtcttggttctggttctggtcttggtcttggttctagttctggttctggttctggtcttggtcttggtactggttctggttctggtcttggtcttgattctggttctggttctggtcttggttctggttctggtcttggttctggttctggttctggtcttggtcttggttctggttctggttctggtcttggtcttggttctggttctggtcttggtcttggtctt atcctcaaaaggttatacagctgcaccatcgagagcatcttgactggttggcAACTGcttgcctccgaccgcaagggtagtgtgtacggccagtacatcactggggccaagccttgcgccatccaggacctctaa